A window of the Penaeus vannamei isolate JL-2024 chromosome 19, ASM4276789v1, whole genome shotgun sequence genome harbors these coding sequences:
- the LOC113822379 gene encoding uncharacterized transmembrane protein DDB_G0289901, with amino-acid sequence MSTTPVWLALLLLVGVNGAAVVGEDEGADSSWAACEGAVCYEVRRQTEGLHRLKLLRGYIVQTMRLMDKLVASMDEELVQAGGEMAAFIGPKCEASHAFLRDIIQTSTAADRSVVSDNFSSTSQRENLIDDDDEYDQRTTQASSSTFRGENDDSQEDDLEQSSSFVSSTSTSSSSSHRGYSTQSSTNKVNAYGNGGKDLAGGPSQGSPRPPYVAPETPGNAGWRGRGSAEEGRHTWSGGNRGHHSGSGWREGHRRPESTTSRKQYTDGRGSTGSGWGGASGGRGGTGSGWGGASDGPGGTGSGWGGANGGNTGSGWGGANGGSTGSGWGGANGGSTGSGWGGASGGSGCKGVPPGSPNWVPGLDQWCAQNCAAGYCPEAQCVC; translated from the exons ATGTCTACCACGCCCGTGTGGTTGGCCCTGCTACTCCTCGTGGGCGTGAATGGAGCAGCCGTCGTGGGCGAGGATGAAGGTGCAGACAGCTCATGGGCGGCATGTGAGGGGGCCGTGTGCTACGAAGTGCGACGGCAGACAGAGGGACTCCACAGACTCAAGCTCCTCAGGGGATACATCGTCCAGACG atGCGCCTGATGGACAAGCTCGTGGCCAGCATGGACGAGGAGCTGGTGCAGGCCGGCGGGGAGATGGCGGCCTTCATTGGGCCCAAGTGCGAGGCCTCCCACGCCTTCCTCAGGGACATCATCCAG ACGTCAACGGCTGCTGATCGAAGTGTTGTCAGCGATAACTTCTCGTCGACGTCACAGCGAGAGAACCTG atcgacgacgacgacgaatacGACCAGAGGACCACACAGGCTTCCTCCTCAACATTTAGAGG TGAGAATGACGATTCTCAAGAAGACGACCTCGAGCAGTCATCCAGCTTCGTCAGCAGCACCAGcacgagcagcagcagcagccaccgTGGTTACAGCACCCAGAGTTCAACCAACAAAGTCAACGCCTATGGCAACGGCGGCAAAGACCTAGCAGGAGGACCTTCCCAGGGCTCTCCAAGGCCGCCCTACGTTGCCCCTGAAACGCCAGGCAACGCAGgctggagaggaagaggcagcgcAGAGGAAGGGCGACATACCTGGTCAGGGGGGAACAGAGGTCACCATAGCGGGTCAGGCTGGAGGGAAGGTCATCGCAGGCCTGAGAGCACCACGAGCAGGAAGCAGTATACCGACGGTCGGGGAAGTACTGGGTCAGGCTGGGGTGGTGCcagcgggggaagaggaggtacgGGATCAGGCTGGGGCGGTGCCAGCGATGGACCTGGAGGAACTGGCTCAGGCTGGGGCGGTGCCAACGGGGGAAATACAGGGTCAGGCTGGGGCGGTGCCAATGGGGGTAGTACAGGGTCAGGATGGGGCGGTGCCAACGGGGGAAGTACAGGGTCAGGCTGGGGCGGTGCCAGTGGGGGAAGTGGATGTAAAGGAGTGCCACCTGGCTCTCCGAACTGGGTGCCAGGACTGGATCAGTGGTGCGCTCAGAACTGCGCTGCTGGTTACTGTCCCGAAGCGCAGTGTGTGTGTTGA